One segment of Carya illinoinensis cultivar Pawnee chromosome 13, C.illinoinensisPawnee_v1, whole genome shotgun sequence DNA contains the following:
- the LOC122292458 gene encoding uncharacterized protein LOC122292458, giving the protein MQSMSSLHGCSYGLPLCVSGIAHPLSFSKEMADHDRRREAIKRQRSQSLAEPHANQEMGTQRFIERVLAEIKEGEAGDLAGLLHDLAHIYLACTAKAA; this is encoded by the exons ATGCAGTCCATGTCGAGCCTCCATGGCTGCTCCTATGGCCTTCCTCTTTGTGTTTCGGGGATTGCTCAtcccctctctttctctaagga AATGGCAGATCATGATCGCAGAAGGGAGGCCATAAAGAGGCAGAGGTCACAGTCCTTGGCGGAACCTCATGCCAATCAAGAAATGGGTACTCAAAGATTCATTGAGAGAGTGCTTGCAGAGATCAAAGAAGGTGAGGCTGGAGATCTGGCTGGTCTTCTGCATGATCTGGCCCACATTTATTTGGCTTGTACAGCTAAAGCCGCTTAA